CTCCCTCAGAACTGCTTGGGATCCCCCTGCACACTTCACATCTCCTGGAGACCCCGGCAAAGGGCAGCACACCCACCCCACAAAGcaccccctccatcccctcccctgccACCCCACAGCGGGCAGCACCCAGCCGGAGCCACAAACAccccctgggctgtggcagggagggcacagccatTTCCCCACTGCCCTCATGgaatcatcaaggttggaaaagTCTTTCACCATCATCCAGCCCAACCTTCACCACCACTGTAATCCCTAAACCACATCACCGAGCATCGGACTCTGACTCCTCTTAAAATCcctcagggatggtgacaccaTCACCTCCCCGGGAAATTATTCTACCGCCTGACCACCCgaacagtgaaataaaaattataatagcTAACGGAAAAATTATAATAGCTAATGCCGTGTCTGCAGGAGGGCAcggctcagcacagctcccgTCAGGGAGTTTAGGGAGCGATGAGGTCACCCCTAATCCTCCTCTTCTGGACACAAAGCAAACCCAGCTGCCGCTCTCCGTAAGACACGTTCCCGAATCCTTTCACAGCCTTGCTGCCCTTCGCTGTAAACGCGCCAGCGACCCCAAAGCGCCGAGGGGGGCAGCGCCGCACCCCTCACCACGACAGCCCGGAGCTCTGTCCACCACACCCCTCAGCACGGCCAGCAGGGCTCCATTGCCCGCACCCCTCACCGCGGGCAGCCCACGGCGGCGCTCCGTGCCCCGCACCCGCACGTCCCGCACCCCCACATCCCTCACCCGGCTTCCAAAACTTCACCGGCCCCacgggcgccgccatcttggggTGAGAGGGCGGCCGGAAGCGGCACCCACGTGACGCGGCCCGCGTTGCCATGGAGACTGAATACACACCACACACCCCCCCCGGCCTTCCCCTGACGCGTGGGGCCGGAAGGTTTCGGCCCATGGCAGATCTGTGAAAAccttctttctgtgaaaaatgtgtattttatgattggcttttcgcaaatattaaaatgaatattatgtgtgttgtgttagaaagttatgctgtgttaattcCCTTAAGTAGTgggttaaatatagttttaggttgtaacaaaatgttaaaatagaaactatgctatgtaggatacttttttccctaaagaagGGACtcgcactgagatagcagccacaggacacctaaatctttcagaggaAGAGAATTTGTTGCTCAATTATCAggagaaacaaacttcttcctgcctcactcagccctgagggcactgtcaggattcagaggaagcagctgacactgagcacacagaatcctgtatttgaatggaatttatgcatcgtggatgaggtgtatgaatatgcaacaggctgttgctttaagggttaatcctctgttaacgtgtggcctttttcgggcttatgctgcccagaaaaaggtatcCAGacatccgtaactctttgtttctattgtctcatattgtcctaatccaaattgcccaaattattattacttgaattgtattactatttttataattttattacaattaaacttttaaaattttaaaaaacaagtgaaTTGCGTTTTTCACATTCCCTCTGCCTTTCTTCCTTCACAAGGCAAAGATCTGCAGCCAAGAGACACCAAAGTTCCTGTCAGCACTGAATAACACCTACTGCCCAGCAAACTGCAGTGCAGGTGGGTGGCTAGGCAGTGCCTGGCTGAGGAACAGTGATCAGGTTTGCACCTTATTCCCTGGCacagaagctggggctgcccctgaatccctggaagcatccaaggccaggttggacagggcttggagcaacctgggatagtgaaatGTGTCCCTGTTCATGGCAAGGGTTGGGATGAGATCAGCTTTAATATCATTTCCAACCCATTACCTTCTGTGTTCACCTGGGGGAGCATTTAACAGGGTCAGAAGATCACTGCCCTCAAGTCCCTGCgctcattaattaattaattagagCTGATTCCTTCTCCAGTGAAGGATGCCTCCACAGCTGCTGCGCTTTACACCAGGCAGCTGaaggacaagaaagaaaattatcacACAAATAGTGAATAGATACAGCTGTGCCCCACCACAGGCTGCTTACAGCCTGTTTAAACCACAAACAAACCCGTGAAAGCCCATGGAAGTTACTATTGAATCAAACTTAACGTAGGCTTTGAGTTAATTAAGTAGAAGctaaaggaaatataaaaaatagaaaGCCCAAACTGTTTCTAGTAAGTTTAGTAATACTGTCATATATTCATGCTTATGGGAAAGTAAAAATCTAATCACATCATACATTCTTATAACTTCCCACGCCAGCAGTGCAGTTATGGTGATTAACACAAACTGTACCTCACAACACTCTGCCTCCCTGGTCACTTGTTATGCTGAGTAACCACATGTAAAAGAGGTTATTAAGTTATAATTATGATGTTCTTTAAAGTTCTAAGTATATGTTTCAATGCACTTTTGATATTAAGTCCACACTatcaaaaataaacacaactcACAGTATTTTGTATCATCAATATATTAGTAATCATtgagaaaaaatcccacatgGAAAGAGCTGCCTATTAAAGAGATGAATAGCAAAGTGGAGAAGTTATGCTTGAGAAAATATATACAGATAATTATTATGAAATCAAGACTGCACAAAGAGTATTTTGCATAGAGTCCAACATTGTATCGGGTTTGCCTTTATGGAAAATatagcaaagaataaaaatacatattttaaacttctttaCATCTGGATGGAAGTTAATAGTGCAAAGCTATGAACTATTGAATATTTACAGATTAGGAGAGCCTGAATGATTACATTTCCATGATTGTCAGAGCAGAAGAAAGAGGGCCCAGATTAGCTGCATACTAATCAGTACATTTTTGCAATGTACATTTTTGCAATGTACATTTCTGCAAGCTCCATCTGTCCAGTTTAATGTCACCTTGCTGCTGTTTAGCTGCAATTCCTCTGCCAAGTTTTAACCTTCCCCTCTGAAGCCCAGAACCCACAAGACACTCACACAAGCACATATCTGAGTATTTTGCAGTAGAAGAGCCACAAGAACAATTAAGAAATGATAAACCTTTGTTTTGGCTAATGAGTATCTGCACTGGCAGGCTGCTGGAACTTCAGTGCCTCAATGTGCAGCTGTTTGGGAAGATAGCTTATTCATTTGAGGGTGATTGTTTTCCCTCAAGAAATGAATGGATTAAAAAATTGAGTTTCCAAGAGACCTTAAAAATGGTTCTGTCACTGACTTCTGTGTCATTGCATTTCTGGTGAAATTAGGACTTCTGTGAAGAGGCAGCAGCTTCATAGATTTCAGATATACTCAGCTTTTCCCACACAaccagacagcagcagcagccacaaagATAACAAAAAGTCTGTCTGGTAATGCCAAGGAATTGGTCTCATTTGGCTCTCCTACAAACATGGGGGGTCCTTTAGAATATTATCCCTCACACATTTATTTCATGATGTCCAGCAATCCAACCAGTCTAATACAAAGGCCATTTGAAATTCAGTCCCACTAAAGCCTTGTTTGCTGACACATTAGCTCATTCTGCCTGCCAGCATAGCTTTGTGTGAAGAAAATGTAACATTTGACAAGTAATAGTGTGGTACTGACCTACTGGCTTCTAGATTAGGATTACTCCTGGTTTGTGTCATGAACCAGTTGGTGGAGAGTTTCTACAAGACCAAGGCTGATTTCAGAGCCTGCTTTCATCTTGGAACAGACTTTCAAGCAATGAATTTCAATACCTAGACTTCTTAacataaaacagaaaagggTTGAGCTACTGAGCTATAACACTGCCAACCCATCAGCTTAAAACATGCATGAACAGgttgagaaatgaaaatttaacaGAATAGTAGAAGTCAATAATGGCTGTATAGTATTCTTCAAACAAAGCCACAATTCCAGTTTCACTTTCTGTCAGTCTGAGGTTTCTTTCCCAGCTGCCCTCACAAACACACTGCAGgacagtgctgggcagggatggacagacgTGATTCCTGAGTTTCTGCTGCTTGCTCTGCATGGACATGCAGTTCATCTCTCTATGATCCAGTGTGGCCTCATAACCAGGGAGCCATTCCTCTTAGTCAGCGGGGGAGAGGTGTGCAGCGTGTTATTTGGGCTGTACACTGCCTCCCTGGAGGCGTGCagccagctcctcttcctcttcagcTCTCCCACAAATGCTCTCAGATACAAAAATTCCATTCTCAGGAAGTGTTCCCTGGTCATGTCTCTGGAAGCCACTGTTATCCTGAACAGCTGGTCCCACACCCTGTTCTTCTTGCAGCTGGAAAACTCTTTGAGGTTGATAGGCTTTGACCGTGAATGAAGAATCCGAAATTCCAGGTCAAAGTGTGCAACTGCTGGGCCTGACAGGATCAAAATGTTACTGCTGTTCAGCTTCCCATCTGTCCATGTAAAACTAGcaaaggaagagggagaaaatgatGAGTTAATTCAAAATAATCAGTAAAGAAAGTATTCACTGGAAATTCCCCTTCACCACATTTAGTTATGTTGTTTTTACAACCCAACTGATGAGCAGTGGGCTCTTTTAAGGATAAATGTTGGTCATAAAATCTGATCAGTTTTCCTTTCTATGCAGAGAAATCAtgtaaagcaagaaaaagaaattgcactTGCCTGTAGGAGCCTGTGGTCACTCTAATGCCATCAATCAACATGAACTTTTCTCGGACTTTTCCAATGATTTTGGTGCCTGACCTGGTGCAGTAGGTGCTCCCCGTGATAATCCGAACTCTCATCAGCTGTTAATGACACAGCAAGAGTCAGGTGCACTGCAAATTTCAATTATTGCATTAAAGGAGTAACACAGCAACAACCATCCCTGATGAACTGTGCACTGGCACAagagccacccacagggaaaaaagtgaGCATTTAATGGCCAAAGAGGTGACATTAAGGGGCAAACCCATAAACTGACTGTGAAAATTCCTGTCACCTAATCATCAGGATCCAAATTCCTGAGAACCTGCTTCTCCCTTAGCCTTCAAAGTCTTGACATGCCCAAGCAACTCCAGTCATGCTCTAGGAACTGGACATTCCTCCAGCATTTCCTTGAATTTTCAATTAGTATTTGTTCTCAGAAAGCAGCTGTAACATCCAATTACAAAGGTTTCAGATTTTCTATTAATTACTATCTTATGTAGGAATAGTTAAATCTTCCAAGATAGAGCTGGAGCTACATAACACCCATTTTAAGTTGTAGCAGCAAGTATAATAATTTCTTCACAGCTTAAAGATTACAGCCATAAGATGATCAGTTCCCTACCCCTATAAATATGACAAGGCTCACCTTTTCCTGCTCAAGATCAACTCCCAGATCCTTGCACATTTTTAGAAAGTGGGAAAATGAAGACTGATCTAGAAGGATATACACTTTAACTTGCCGTTGGCTACAGGCTTCCAAGAGGTCTGTGAAGATATCAGTGTCTGTGAAGAAGTCCATAACCAGGGCAATCATCTGAAAAGAGTTTCAGAAGAAACCATTAGGCTGTTTCCACAGCACTGCAAAGGAGATAGCACATGAGAAATTTGAGTTTCAAATTAAAACTCCCCCCTGCCTTTTTTTCAGGTGGTTATGGAACATGGTACAGTCTTCTGTGATAAAGAGTATTCTTCCTCATCCTGAGATAGAACTAGAAGCTTGGTTTTGCCCTATATTAGGCAAATTTGATCTCTTCCTAAGCAGgagaggtatttttttttcttttttcaaaagagCAGATGTCTTTTCCTCAAAAGCATTGCCAGAAGAAAAAGTTGAGCTTACTTCCAATACTACAGTTTTCCCAActtttcaaatataaaaagaaacagcaagaaaaccCAAAACGACCAGTGTCTGACTGCTCTTTATATTATGTCTCTGATGAAGATAAAAGTGAGGTTCATCTTCACCTTACTATTCAGATTCTCATATTTCAAGTCAAGACCTGAATAAAACATCCCTTGAGAGCCAGCTCCTACCCCTGCAGACCTCCCCCATAGACTGAACCCCAGGATTTGCCGTGGATCCTCTGTAGGATGGGGAAGCGATGGCTCTttcagagagctgggaatgggcacTCCGGGTGCCAAATCCGAGAGAACTCAGCGGCACCCAGAGAGCCCATTCAGAAGAAAGCGGGGGGAAAGCTGGCAAATTATGAACCTGATTAAAAAACAACTACAAAAGATGGTGGAAAAGACATAAAGCAATAGGAAACAGCAGAGTAATTTAAAACGGAAGGGTATGTAAGTAAGATAAAGCGGGGAAGGACGAGGCGGCCCCGGGAAGCCGCACAGCGGGAGCGGGCGCTCCGCGGgcagtcagtcagtcagtccCTCACTCACTCGCTCACTGACCTGCCGGGCGGAGCGGATCTGGCGCCGCACCGCCTCCTTGCAGCCGTAGATGCTGTCCCCGCAGCCGGGCTGGAAATGCGCCTCCACCCGCGTGAGCCCGCGGAAGGCGCCGCTGGCGAAGCCcggccagcccagctccagcgcGGGCGGCTCCAGCTCCGAGCGCTCGGGGAAGTAGGTGAGCGACGAGGCGTCCAGCGAGGCTCCGGCCGACGGCTCGGCCGCCGGCTCCGGGCCCGCGGCGGGCGGCAGCGCGGCCCGAGCGATGTCCTGCACCTCGGGCTCCGACAGGAAGGGCGGCAGCTGCTCCCGCCGCAGGAAAGCGCGCAGCGCCTCGGGGCCGCCCgccaccagctcctccagcgCCAGCCGCTGCGCCTCGCTGTACGGCCCGGCCGGCGGCGGCCAGCGC
This genomic window from Zonotrichia leucophrys gambelii isolate GWCS_2022_RI chromosome 20, RI_Zleu_2.0, whole genome shotgun sequence contains:
- the LOC135456111 gene encoding protein FAM83D-B-like isoform X1, with protein sequence MANASQCLEEGSGRWPPPAGPYSEAQRLALEELVAGGPEALRAFLRREQLPPFLSEPEVQDIARAALPPAAGPEPAAEPSAGASLDASSLTYFPERSELEPPALELGWPGFASGAFRGLTRVEAHFQPGCGDSIYGCKEAVRRQIRSARQMIALVMDFFTDTDIFTDLLEACSQRQVKVYILLDQSSFSHFLKMCKDLGVDLEQEKLMRVRIITGSTYCTRSGTKIIGKVREKFMLIDGIRVTTGSYSFTWTDGKLNSSNILILSGPAVAHFDLEFRILHSRSKPINLKEFSSCKKNRVWDQLFRITVASRDMTREHFLRMEFLYLRAFVGELKRKRSWLHASREAVYSPNNTLHTSPPLTKRNGSLVMRPHWIIER
- the LOC135456111 gene encoding protein FAM83D-B-like isoform X2 is translated as MANASQCLEEGSGRWPPPAGPYSEAQRLALEELVAGGPEALRAFLRREQLPPFLSEPEVQDIARAALPPAAGPEPAAEPSAGASLDASSLTYFPERSELEPPALELGWPGFASGAFRGLTRVEAHFQPGCGDSIYGCKEAVRRQIRSARQMIALVMDFFTDTDIFTDLLEACSQR